A genome region from Vibrio tapetis subsp. tapetis includes the following:
- a CDS encoding type II toxin-antitoxin system RelE family toxin, which translates to MTYKLDFKKSALKEWKKLGSTLQQQFKKKLTERLANPHVPASKLSGADNMYKIKLRQSGYRLVYKVEDDVIIVTVLAVGKRERSDVYRKAMKRIDN; encoded by the coding sequence ATGACTTATAAACTCGACTTCAAAAAGAGCGCACTCAAAGAGTGGAAAAAGCTTGGTTCTACATTACAGCAGCAATTTAAAAAAAAGCTAACCGAGCGCCTAGCAAATCCACACGTGCCAGCTTCCAAGCTTTCCGGTGCTGATAACATGTATAAAATTAAACTACGCCAATCAGGTTACCGCTTAGTGTATAAAGTCGAAGACGATGTAATCATTGTAACCGTCTTAGCTGTGGGGAAACGTGAACGTAGCGATGTTTACCGTAAAGCAATGAAACGTATAGATAATTGA
- a CDS encoding type II toxin-antitoxin system Phd/YefM family antitoxin — protein MTTRILADVAASITELKANPMKVATSAYGEPVAVLNRNEPAFYCVPAEAYEMMMDRLEDLELLTIAKERESEESISVNIDDL, from the coding sequence ATGACCACTAGAATTTTAGCTGATGTTGCTGCAAGTATTACCGAATTAAAAGCAAATCCAATGAAGGTTGCAACTAGTGCTTACGGTGAACCTGTTGCTGTGCTTAACCGAAATGAACCCGCATTCTACTGTGTACCTGCTGAAGCATACGAAATGATGATGGACAGACTCGAAGATCTAGAGCTACTTACTATTGCTAAAGAACGTGAATCTGAAGAGAGCATTTCGGTAAACATTGATGACTTATAA
- a CDS encoding IS4 family transposase, whose product MRDIQILQQTLQNQCPSIHKKRLNSLILATKSVLDGSDLTLTKLGRKLETNTTVKHAIKRVDRLLGNRQLHREKDLIYKWHAHLITGANPCPVVLVDWSDVREQLRYMTLRSSVALDGRAITIFEQVFEYGQYNSPKSHQSFLDKLQDILPNRTCPIIVSDAGFRNTWFRQVQDKGWFWLGRVRGEVSIKQPDKPWVSNKTFYPNAVHKPKYLGHCLLAKRAPIPCEAYVYKGLEKGRKAQRHSRTSQKHSATHLYQRSAKEPWLLATNVPRHILNEVQITNLYAKRMQIEESFRDLKSTAYGIALRHNRTRSTNRLDILLLIALLAEILMWWNGLIAVQAKWHFDFQANSIKHRRVLSIPRLGREVRNHRRYKINESQYQWGMFEYQRLTHNSGLGQL is encoded by the coding sequence ATGCGCGATATTCAGATTCTACAGCAAACCTTACAAAACCAATGCCCCTCGATTCACAAAAAACGGCTTAATTCTCTGATACTTGCCACAAAGAGCGTGCTTGATGGCTCTGATTTAACCCTGACTAAGCTAGGTCGTAAACTAGAAACGAATACCACGGTAAAACATGCAATTAAGCGTGTTGATAGGCTACTTGGAAATCGCCAACTCCACCGTGAAAAAGACCTTATTTATAAATGGCATGCCCACTTAATAACGGGGGCGAATCCCTGCCCAGTAGTCCTTGTTGATTGGTCTGATGTTCGTGAGCAGCTTCGTTATATGACGTTAAGATCATCCGTTGCTCTGGATGGCCGAGCCATCACAATCTTCGAGCAAGTTTTTGAATATGGCCAATATAACTCACCTAAAAGCCACCAATCATTCCTCGATAAATTGCAGGATATTTTGCCCAATAGAACCTGCCCAATCATCGTTTCTGATGCCGGTTTTCGGAATACCTGGTTCCGACAAGTTCAGGACAAAGGCTGGTTTTGGTTAGGTCGTGTACGAGGCGAAGTCTCAATAAAACAACCGGATAAACCTTGGGTCTCAAACAAAACTTTTTATCCAAATGCCGTACATAAACCAAAGTACCTTGGCCATTGTTTATTAGCCAAAAGAGCGCCGATACCTTGTGAAGCCTATGTTTACAAAGGATTAGAGAAAGGTCGAAAAGCCCAGCGCCACAGTAGAACCAGTCAAAAGCACTCCGCTACTCATCTTTACCAACGCAGCGCAAAAGAGCCGTGGTTACTCGCGACTAACGTCCCTCGACACATCTTAAATGAAGTGCAAATTACTAATCTGTACGCAAAGCGTATGCAAATAGAAGAGTCATTCCGTGACCTAAAAAGTACCGCTTATGGGATCGCACTTCGTCACAATAGAACTCGCAGTACTAACAGGTTAGATATCCTGCTTCTAATAGCTTTGCTCGCTGAAATATTGATGTGGTGGAATGGCCTCATCGCAGTCCAAGCCAAATGGCATTTTGACTTCCAAGCCAACAGCATTAAACATCGCCGTGTCCTATCAATTCCTCGACTCGGAAGAGAAGTGCGGAATCATCGGCGATACAAAATTAACGAGTCTCAATACCAATGGGGTATGTTCGAATATCAAAGGCTGACGCACAACTCAGGACTGGGGCAATTATGA
- a CDS encoding GrpB family protein, whose protein sequence is MKFYSADEYQVFCEERYRKYQGEIQALLPYAVVEHIGASSIPKAVSKGDLDIFIGVNGKDLENAVKTLTILGFEEKADTLRTAELCMLESSSGDDVAFQIVANGSEFECFLRFRDKLRRNPSLVQQYNELKMSCVGWSRDQYRLKKSAFVEHVLEQA, encoded by the coding sequence ATGAAGTTTTATAGCGCCGACGAATATCAGGTGTTTTGCGAAGAACGGTATCGAAAATATCAAGGTGAGATACAGGCTTTACTGCCATATGCGGTGGTTGAGCATATAGGCGCTTCGTCAATACCAAAGGCTGTTTCTAAAGGTGATCTAGATATATTTATAGGGGTTAATGGCAAAGACCTTGAGAACGCTGTGAAGACTCTTACAATTTTAGGTTTCGAAGAAAAAGCCGATACGTTGAGGACGGCCGAGCTCTGTATGTTGGAAAGTTCCTCAGGTGATGATGTCGCGTTTCAAATAGTTGCTAATGGCTCAGAATTTGAGTGTTTTTTGCGGTTTAGGGATAAACTCCGTAGAAATCCCTCTTTAGTTCAACAATACAATGAACTCAAAATGTCTTGTGTTGGCTGGTCTCGAGATCAATATCGCCTAAAAAAATCAGCTTTTGTAGAGCACGTTTTAGAACAGGCGTAA
- a CDS encoding GNAT family N-acetyltransferase, with the protein MNITYEENVPRPDEFCAMRVTAGLSPKSLKAATIALPNSLYGISVRDSGVLIAMGRVVGDGACNFEVVDVAVNPTYQGKGLGRNVMEYIDNYLSQVALEGSYVSMIADEPAFYQKLGYKLVSPSCQGMTKKFKPHV; encoded by the coding sequence ATGAATATTACATATGAAGAAAACGTCCCACGCCCGGATGAATTTTGTGCAATGCGTGTGACAGCAGGCTTATCACCAAAGTCTTTAAAGGCTGCGACCATTGCATTACCAAATAGCCTGTATGGAATTTCAGTGCGAGATAGTGGTGTATTGATTGCAATGGGGCGTGTCGTTGGTGATGGTGCGTGTAACTTTGAGGTTGTGGATGTAGCCGTTAATCCAACTTATCAAGGTAAAGGCCTAGGAAGAAATGTTATGGAGTATATAGACAACTATTTATCACAAGTTGCTTTAGAAGGTTCGTATGTTTCAATGATTGCGGACGAACCAGCGTTTTACCAAAAGTTGGGATACAAGCTTGTTTCTCCATCCTGTCAAGGCATGACAAAGAAGTTCAAACCGCACGTATAA
- a CDS encoding nucleotidyltransferase family protein yields MDRIVRLIKQDTLRVLALECVYELNLPQCYLAAGFVRNLIWDHLHQKQSPTLLNDLDVIYFDLNERDTNRYLEYEAKLHEMMPQVNWQVRNQANMHERNGDNPYLSSIDAMGYWPEKETAVAIRKLIDGNYECVSAFGFESLFNLQVTHNPKRHRDVFDHRVTSKGWLAQWPALRVVRP; encoded by the coding sequence ATGGATAGAATTGTAAGATTAATTAAGCAAGATACATTGCGGGTGTTAGCTCTTGAGTGTGTATATGAACTCAATTTGCCCCAATGCTATTTAGCGGCTGGTTTTGTTCGAAATTTAATTTGGGATCATCTTCATCAAAAACAATCTCCGACCTTATTAAATGATCTTGATGTGATCTATTTCGATCTTAACGAGCGTGATACGAATAGGTATCTAGAATATGAAGCCAAGCTGCATGAGATGATGCCTCAAGTTAACTGGCAAGTACGAAATCAAGCTAACATGCATGAACGTAATGGTGATAATCCCTATCTTAGCTCGATTGATGCAATGGGTTATTGGCCTGAGAAAGAAACGGCGGTTGCCATTCGTAAGCTAATTGATGGTAATTATGAGTGTGTGTCAGCATTTGGCTTTGAATCTTTGTTCAATTTACAAGTTACGCATAATCCGAAGCGTCACCGAGATGTTTTTGACCATCGTGTAACCTCAAAAGGTTGGTTGGCTCAATGGCCTGCGTTGAGAGTCGTGCGACCCTAA
- the istA gene encoding IS21 family transposase — MPKKRTPMTKIKEVLRLKFECGLSHRNIASCLKIGCATVSEIISRFNQSQIGWPLPDSCSDTELTNALYHPKGANKAKAMPNFANCCTELKRKGMTKLLLWEEYYEQYQERAYAYTQFCEHYMRWLKKQKRSMRQTHIAGDKLFIDYCGPTIPVVNPDTGEIRHAQVFVATLGASNYTYVEASESQKLEHWLEAHANAFEHSGGVPRLLVPDNLRSAVTKHDRYEPQLNDSYQKLSNHYQTAVMPARPYKPKDKAKAENAVLIVERWIMMRLRHNTFHTFKELNLAIRELMNDLNQREMKQLGASRQALFEQLDKPALRPLPIQRYIYTETKRAKVGPDYHIEYRKHYYSVPHQLVGQHVELEATSRLIRIYYQGNLVSQHPCSPKERGISTYPEHMPSNHRYQKWSPERLLRWGEHIGAATREMVNVQLMKKAHPEQAYRSCLGLLNLSKKYGDVRLEQACKDALLINKPYLKFVKNLLVNHREGQLSSETQTTPNIEHSNVRGPDFYH; from the coding sequence ATGCCAAAAAAGAGAACACCAATGACAAAAATCAAAGAGGTTTTACGCCTTAAATTCGAGTGCGGATTGTCACACAGAAATATCGCTTCCTGTCTGAAAATTGGTTGTGCGACCGTATCTGAAATCATCAGTCGTTTTAATCAAAGCCAAATAGGTTGGCCGCTCCCTGATAGTTGTTCAGATACAGAGTTAACCAATGCGCTTTATCACCCAAAAGGAGCGAATAAAGCCAAAGCGATGCCAAACTTCGCTAACTGTTGTACGGAACTAAAAAGAAAAGGCATGACGAAACTGCTGTTGTGGGAAGAATATTACGAGCAATATCAGGAGCGAGCCTACGCTTATACTCAGTTCTGTGAACATTACATGCGTTGGTTAAAGAAGCAGAAGCGTAGCATGCGACAGACCCACATCGCAGGTGACAAGCTGTTCATTGATTACTGTGGCCCAACGATCCCAGTCGTTAACCCTGACACGGGAGAGATCCGTCATGCCCAGGTTTTTGTTGCCACTCTTGGTGCATCCAATTATACCTACGTGGAAGCAAGTGAGAGTCAAAAACTAGAACACTGGCTGGAAGCCCATGCCAATGCCTTCGAACACTCCGGCGGGGTTCCAAGGTTGTTAGTCCCTGATAACCTGCGTTCGGCTGTCACTAAACATGACCGCTATGAACCTCAGCTCAACGATAGTTACCAGAAACTATCTAACCATTACCAGACGGCTGTCATGCCTGCTCGACCATACAAACCTAAAGACAAAGCAAAAGCTGAAAATGCAGTGCTCATTGTTGAGCGTTGGATAATGATGCGACTACGACACAATACCTTCCACACGTTCAAAGAGTTAAACCTAGCCATCCGTGAGCTAATGAATGATTTGAACCAAAGGGAAATGAAACAGCTAGGAGCCAGCCGTCAGGCACTGTTCGAGCAGTTAGATAAACCAGCATTGAGACCACTTCCAATCCAACGCTACATCTATACCGAAACTAAGCGGGCGAAAGTTGGGCCTGACTACCACATAGAGTACAGAAAACATTACTACTCTGTGCCTCACCAGTTAGTGGGACAACATGTTGAACTTGAAGCCACTTCCCGCTTGATACGCATTTATTATCAAGGAAACCTAGTCTCACAACATCCATGTAGCCCAAAAGAACGAGGGATAAGCACTTACCCCGAACACATGCCCAGCAACCATCGGTATCAGAAATGGTCTCCTGAACGATTATTGCGCTGGGGAGAACATATTGGCGCTGCAACTCGTGAAATGGTGAATGTTCAATTGATGAAAAAGGCACACCCTGAACAAGCTTATCGTAGCTGTCTTGGCTTATTGAACCTGAGTAAAAAATACGGTGATGTTCGTCTAGAGCAAGCCTGTAAGGATGCGCTTCTAATCAATAAACCCTATCTTAAGTTCGTCAAAAACTTGTTAGTAAACCATCGGGAAGGCCAACTCTCATCAGAAACTCAAACCACACCCAACATAGAGCACAGCAATGTTCGTGGCCCTGACTTTTACCACTAG
- the istB gene encoding IS21-like element helper ATPase IstB: MNQINEQLKALRLGHAAQALEQQREQLSTYAELAFEERLSLLLESELMDRNQTKIQRLKRQAKLRVDAQASQIIYKEGRGLMRSQMSELLTGIYLHKHQNILITGPTGAGKTYIACALSAQACEQQHSVRYYRLSRLLDDLSSGRLDGTYQKQLLALSKKGLLVLDDWGMEKLTQDHAGHLLELLEDRYQVSSTMMISQLPVKEWYNMIGNATVADAVLDRLIHNSHRLELGGESMRKLAQSDQLE; encoded by the coding sequence ATGAACCAGATAAATGAACAACTAAAAGCACTTCGCCTTGGTCATGCAGCACAAGCTTTAGAGCAGCAACGTGAGCAGCTATCCACTTACGCAGAGCTAGCGTTCGAAGAAAGGTTAAGCTTACTTCTAGAGAGTGAGTTGATGGACCGAAACCAAACTAAGATCCAAAGGCTCAAGCGACAAGCCAAGCTCAGAGTAGATGCGCAGGCAAGCCAAATTATTTACAAAGAAGGGCGAGGTCTAATGCGGAGTCAGATGAGTGAACTTCTGACAGGAATCTATCTGCACAAACATCAAAATATCTTGATCACTGGCCCTACAGGAGCAGGAAAAACCTATATCGCTTGCGCTTTATCGGCTCAGGCTTGCGAGCAGCAACATAGCGTTCGATATTACCGTTTGAGTCGCTTACTGGATGATCTAAGTTCAGGCCGTCTTGACGGCACATATCAAAAACAGCTACTGGCACTATCGAAAAAAGGCTTACTCGTCCTAGATGACTGGGGAATGGAAAAGCTCACTCAGGATCATGCAGGTCATTTACTGGAGTTACTTGAAGACAGATATCAGGTCAGCAGCACGATGATGATAAGCCAACTTCCTGTAAAAGAATGGTACAACATGATAGGTAACGCCACGGTTGCTGATGCTGTTTTAGACCGATTAATCCATAACAGCCACCGATTAGAACTAGGAGGGGAATCAATGAGAAAACTGGCGCAATCCGATCAGTTAGAGTAA
- a CDS encoding Rho-binding antiterminator produces MISCSEYDYIEIVCLYRYPIRLTMKAGEPVEGVALDTLRNEQRNECIKVDVGEDGQLIELSKILKLEVLIENPHFTEITFQ; encoded by the coding sequence ATGATAAGTTGCAGTGAATACGATTATATAGAAATAGTGTGCCTATATCGCTACCCCATTCGATTAACGATGAAAGCCGGTGAACCTGTAGAGGGGGTGGCACTTGACACGTTACGAAATGAACAACGCAATGAATGCATTAAAGTCGATGTCGGTGAGGATGGTCAACTCATTGAACTGTCAAAGATTTTGAAACTAGAAGTTCTCATTGAGAACCCACATTTTACAGAAATTACTTTTCAATAA
- a CDS encoding DM13 domain-containing protein produces the protein MRKIAILLVTHLSVGVFGFVLGIYMLPILIAPTSPTQSEVSNLSSHAQYSATFVRDLKDSDSFHWGEGQVSLGSDVISLMGSLAPGPDYKLYLSTEFVETEDDFNRLKFNMALVGDVKTFENFVVEVPQNIQIADYNTVIVWCETFGEFITAAKYRE, from the coding sequence ATGAGAAAGATTGCAATACTTTTGGTTACTCACTTGTCTGTCGGTGTATTTGGCTTTGTGCTAGGGATTTATATGTTGCCCATTTTGATTGCGCCTACATCGCCCACTCAGTCGGAAGTGAGTAACCTGTCATCTCATGCGCAATATTCGGCCACATTCGTAAGAGATCTCAAAGACAGCGATTCATTTCATTGGGGAGAAGGGCAGGTTTCTCTTGGTTCTGACGTCATATCATTGATGGGTAGCCTAGCACCTGGCCCTGATTATAAGCTTTACCTCTCAACTGAGTTTGTCGAAACTGAAGATGACTTTAATCGGTTAAAATTCAATATGGCACTGGTGGGAGATGTTAAGACCTTTGAAAACTTTGTTGTTGAAGTTCCACAAAATATTCAAATAGCTGATTACAACACGGTTATTGTTTGGTGTGAGACATTTGGAGAGTTTATAACGGCAGCCAAATACAGGGAGTAG